In Nitrosophilus labii, the following proteins share a genomic window:
- a CDS encoding Gfo/Idh/MocA family protein, whose product MINIAIIGLGSMGKNHYRVLKNIGEVNVIALCDVVEYSSFKEPFYNDIDEMFKNEKIDAAIIAVPTFLHKDVALKVASYGADLFIEKPAASKIEDAETILDFVEKRGLKSCVGHVERFNPAVLNLKEELKSKTIYTIEITRVGPFPPRISDVGVLTDLAVHDIDLIRYITSKDILDKSIFKSQKIHNHYEDNAVLSFLLEDDIIASITTNWLTPFKRRKIEVACAKVYFEADLIAQTLQEFSDYQTNNSYRVRDLHIKKDEPLLKELEAFVEYIKSGDRGNLASIEDSIETLKVVLPK is encoded by the coding sequence ATGATAAATATTGCGATAATCGGTCTCGGTTCTATGGGGAAAAACCATTACAGAGTATTGAAAAACATCGGCGAAGTAAACGTGATCGCACTTTGTGACGTAGTTGAATATAGCTCTTTTAAAGAGCCTTTTTATAACGATATTGATGAAATGTTTAAGAATGAAAAGATTGACGCAGCTATTATAGCGGTTCCAACTTTTTTACATAAAGATGTAGCACTCAAAGTAGCCTCTTACGGTGCGGATCTTTTTATTGAAAAACCTGCGGCTTCAAAAATCGAAGATGCTGAGACTATATTGGATTTTGTAGAAAAAAGAGGGTTGAAAAGTTGCGTAGGTCACGTGGAGAGATTTAATCCCGCAGTTTTAAATCTAAAAGAAGAACTCAAAAGTAAAACTATTTACACCATAGAGATAACTAGAGTGGGACCTTTTCCTCCTAGAATTAGCGATGTAGGAGTTTTAACAGATTTGGCCGTACACGATATAGATCTGATAAGATATATAACTTCAAAAGATATTTTGGATAAATCTATCTTCAAATCTCAAAAGATTCATAACCATTATGAAGATAACGCGGTTTTGAGCTTTTTACTTGAAGATGACATAATTGCAAGTATAACAACTAACTGGCTGACCCCTTTTAAAAGAAGAAAAATTGAAGTTGCTTGTGCGAAAGTATATTTCGAAGCGGATCTCATAGCTCAAACGCTGCAAGAGTTTTCAGATTATCAGACAAACAATTCATACAGAGTAAGAGACTTACACATAAAAAAAGATGAGCCTCTTTTAAAAGAGTTGGAGGCTTTTGTCGAGTATATAAAAAGCGGAGATAGAGGGAATCTAGCCTCTATAGAAGATAGTATAGAGACTTTAAAGGTTGTGTTGCCTAAATGA
- a CDS encoding AEC family transporter — MIQTALSLLSVYVFILIGYLVKLFFKDKLHQKSLVLVSVYILQPFLTFWGLLKKDLDFDLLSTPLFFILISLMAIFFNFLISKKLFTNTKDRSIFTVAGVIGNTGNLGIPLGIAIFGEGSIPYTTMINLANVFVVYTLGVYFYSRGNFDVKKSLLNIIKLPILWFAILAIIFNLAKIEIHPAFMRSLEMGAYASIVVQLMIFGIYLYSVKIKELNIKLQISINIVKFLMLPILSFFIIKYLPIEPFSKAILFMECIMPLAVTNVNLSALYECRPKEVTAAVFSTSLIFLGLIFLYLPLIHILIKS, encoded by the coding sequence ATGATCCAGACAGCTCTCTCTTTGCTCTCGGTTTATGTTTTTATTCTTATTGGATATCTAGTAAAACTCTTTTTCAAGGACAAACTTCATCAAAAGAGCCTTGTGCTTGTATCTGTATATATATTACAGCCTTTTTTGACATTTTGGGGACTTTTAAAAAAAGATTTGGATTTTGATCTTTTATCAACTCCTCTATTTTTTATTCTTATATCTTTGATGGCTATATTTTTTAACTTTCTAATCTCAAAAAAACTTTTCACTAATACAAAAGATAGATCTATCTTTACAGTAGCGGGAGTTATAGGAAATACGGGGAACTTAGGCATTCCTCTAGGAATAGCCATTTTTGGCGAAGGCTCTATTCCTTATACGACTATGATAAATCTAGCTAATGTTTTTGTTGTTTATACTTTAGGGGTATACTTTTATTCAAGAGGAAATTTCGATGTTAAAAAATCTTTATTGAACATAATAAAACTACCTATTTTATGGTTTGCTATATTAGCTATTATTTTTAATTTAGCAAAAATAGAGATTCATCCGGCTTTTATGAGATCTTTGGAGATGGGCGCATACGCTAGTATAGTTGTTCAGTTGATGATTTTTGGTATATATCTATACTCAGTTAAGATAAAAGAGTTAAATATAAAACTCCAAATCTCCATAAACATAGTTAAGTTTCTTATGCTTCCAATTTTATCTTTTTTCATCATAAAGTATCTCCCTATAGAGCCTTTCTCAAAAGCTATTTTGTTTATGGAGTGTATAATGCCTTTAGCTGTAACAAACGTAAATCTATCTGCACTTTATGAATGTAGGCCAAAAGAGGTAACGGCGGCAGTTTTTAGTACCTCTTTGATTTTTTTGGGGCTTATCTTTCTTTATCTTCCGCTTATTCATATTCTTATAAAAAGCTAA
- the surE gene encoding 5'/3'-nucleotidase SurE: MKKRILITNDDGFESLGLKALIEAVKELGEVLVVAPTTEKSACGHSLTLTKPLRFIKIDDNFYKLDDGTPTDCVYLALNAFYPENVKPDLIISGINRGANMGEDITYSGTAAAAMEGALYGIPSIAISQVCNSNCEKTEIEIGYELAKIVAKDIATKILNKGMPVGDRKFLNINVPPLKPKSFKGYKITRAGYRLYANDAHLHRNPRGLEYWWLGLHPLEWRVNEKRDCDFEAVKEGYVSITPVKADLTAYEEMEKLKNWI, translated from the coding sequence TTGAAAAAAAGAATTTTGATAACAAATGACGATGGATTTGAATCATTAGGGCTGAAAGCTTTGATAGAGGCGGTAAAAGAGTTGGGAGAAGTTTTAGTTGTTGCTCCTACCACCGAAAAGAGCGCCTGCGGACACAGCCTTACTTTAACGAAACCGCTTAGGTTTATAAAAATCGATGACAATTTTTATAAATTAGATGACGGAACTCCAACAGATTGTGTATATTTAGCGTTAAACGCTTTCTATCCGGAAAATGTAAAACCTGACCTCATCATAAGCGGAATAAACAGAGGAGCAAATATGGGGGAGGATATCACCTATTCCGGTACGGCCGCAGCAGCAATGGAAGGCGCGCTTTACGGAATCCCTTCAATAGCTATTAGCCAGGTTTGCAACTCGAACTGTGAAAAAACTGAGATTGAGATAGGATATGAATTGGCCAAAATAGTAGCAAAAGATATTGCTACTAAAATCTTAAACAAAGGAATGCCAGTAGGTGATAGAAAATTTTTAAATATAAATGTTCCTCCTTTAAAACCTAAAAGTTTCAAAGGCTATAAAATAACAAGAGCCGGATATAGACTCTACGCAAACGATGCCCATCTTCACAGGAATCCAAGAGGACTAGAGTACTGGTGGTTAGGGCTTCATCCTCTTGAATGGAGAGTAAATGAAAAAAGAGATTGCGATTTTGAGGCCGTAAAAGAGGGGTATGTCTCTATTACTCCTGTAAAAGCCGATTTAACAGCTTATGAAGAGATGGAAAAACTGAAAAATTGGATATAA
- a CDS encoding ThiF family adenylyltransferase, whose product MRFDRVKLLFKDDFEKFKNAKILLLGVGGVGSFCLDCLYRSGVQDITIVDFDRYDITNQNRQIGSENIGEVKVEVLKRLYPGINAIEAKIDEEWVDSFDFSKYDLVLDAIDDIKAKIAIAKKAYPKLISSTGSARKCDPTKIEVASIWKTYGDPFAKKIRYELKKAGFKGDYQAIFSPEEPRCKEKGSFVGVTGSFGLTLCSYAIKRVLKY is encoded by the coding sequence ATGAGATTTGACAGAGTAAAACTGCTTTTCAAAGACGATTTTGAAAAATTTAAAAATGCAAAGATTTTACTTTTGGGCGTAGGAGGCGTAGGAAGTTTTTGTCTTGACTGCCTCTACAGAAGCGGAGTTCAAGATATAACTATTGTAGATTTTGATAGATACGACATAACCAATCAAAATAGGCAGATAGGTAGTGAAAATATAGGAGAAGTAAAAGTAGAAGTTTTAAAAAGGCTTTATCCCGGTATTAATGCGATAGAGGCTAAAATAGATGAGGAGTGGGTTGATAGTTTTGATTTTTCAAAATATGATCTTGTTTTAGATGCGATAGATGATATAAAAGCAAAGATAGCTATAGCAAAAAAAGCCTATCCCAAACTTATATCTTCTACAGGAAGCGCTAGAAAATGCGATCCTACTAAGATAGAGGTGGCCTCAATCTGGAAAACTTACGGCGATCCTTTTGCAAAAAAGATAAGATACGAGTTAAAAAAAGCGGGTTTTAAAGGAGATTATCAAGCAATTTTCTCTCCAGAAGAGCCGCGATGCAAGGAGAAGGGAAGTTTTGTAGGAGTAACTGGCAGTTTTGGGCTTACACTCTGTTCTTATGCTATAAAAAGAGTTTTAAAATATTAA
- a CDS encoding c-type cytochrome gives MKKLILLMISLISISLFASDGAKIFKQKCAVCHGENAQKSSLGVSKIIAGWPLEKTIKKLKEYKTGKLNQYGFGNMMRNRATKLTEKEMLAVAKYIESLK, from the coding sequence ATGAAAAAACTTATTTTACTGATGATTAGTCTAATATCTATTTCCCTATTTGCTAGTGACGGCGCTAAGATTTTTAAGCAAAAATGCGCAGTATGTCATGGTGAAAATGCACAAAAAAGCTCTTTAGGCGTTAGTAAAATTATAGCCGGTTGGCCCCTAGAAAAAACTATAAAAAAATTAAAAGAGTACAAAACAGGAAAACTTAATCAGTATGGTTTTGGGAATATGATGAGAAACAGAGCCACCAAACTTACAGAAAAAGAGATGCTAGCAGTTGCAAAATATATAGAAAGTCTTAAATAG
- a CDS encoding DUF3417 domain-containing protein: MPATSSSINILMPKLPKEIEGIGEIALNLWWSWNSKAEKIFERIDPYLWNYSGSNPIFLLKRVSEKRLLQLSKEKSFVRDYTCICSV; encoded by the coding sequence ATGCCTGCAACTAGCTCCTCAATAAACATTTTAATGCCCAAACTTCCAAAAGAGATAGAAGGTATCGGCGAAATAGCGCTAAATCTATGGTGGAGTTGGAATAGCAAGGCAGAAAAGATTTTTGAAAGAATAGATCCATACCTTTGGAACTATAGCGGGAGCAATCCTATATTTCTTTTAAAAAGAGTTTCTGAAAAAAGACTTTTGCAACTATCTAAAGAGAAAAGTTTTGTTAGGGACTACACATGTATATGCTCTGTTTAG